One window of Ignavibacteriota bacterium genomic DNA carries:
- a CDS encoding PorV/PorQ family protein: MNVHRSVLVVLALALPLQGFAQIGSRNVAKTGTVGAAFLEIPAGAAAVGMGTAFVSHASDASALYWNPAGAARFEKNQVLANHMSWIAETRFDFAALILPLGEAGTVGVSFLSLGMEDMKVRTVDMPEGTGEYFSANDLAVGLSYARKLSDRFAVGASVKYIQQSIWHETASAFALDIGTLFRTDLLGGMVIGASLSNFGTSLTLDGRDTRQFGRVDETILGSNDRIPSTIEMDSWELPLLFQIGVSFDPVAVDAYRWTVAVDALHPNDNDESMNIGTELAYSEALFLRAGYHSLFLPESEGGLSLGFGVTSALLFSSTTDVQLDYAYRDMGRLGGVNMISFGVRF, from the coding sequence ATGAACGTGCATCGCAGTGTGCTCGTAGTGCTCGCGCTTGCCCTCCCGCTGCAGGGGTTCGCGCAGATCGGTTCCCGGAACGTGGCAAAGACCGGGACCGTGGGGGCTGCCTTTCTGGAGATCCCCGCGGGGGCTGCGGCCGTCGGCATGGGGACAGCATTCGTCAGCCATGCATCGGACGCCTCGGCACTCTATTGGAATCCGGCGGGTGCCGCCCGCTTCGAGAAGAACCAGGTGCTTGCCAATCACATGTCCTGGATCGCTGAGACGCGGTTCGATTTCGCGGCGCTGATCCTCCCCCTGGGCGAGGCCGGCACGGTCGGCGTGAGCTTCCTTTCGCTCGGCATGGAGGACATGAAGGTCCGCACCGTGGATATGCCCGAAGGGACCGGAGAGTACTTCAGCGCGAACGACCTCGCGGTCGGGCTTTCCTACGCGCGCAAGCTCAGCGACCGGTTCGCGGTGGGTGCGTCCGTGAAGTACATCCAGCAGAGCATCTGGCATGAGACCGCCAGCGCATTCGCACTGGACATCGGTACGCTGTTCCGGACCGACCTGCTCGGCGGCATGGTGATCGGTGCGTCGCTCTCGAACTTCGGCACGTCGTTGACACTGGATGGCCGCGACACGCGGCAGTTCGGGCGCGTGGATGAGACCATTCTGGGATCGAACGACCGTATCCCTTCCACGATCGAGATGGATTCCTGGGAATTGCCGCTGCTCTTTCAGATCGGCGTGTCCTTCGACCCAGTTGCGGTGGATGCATACCGATGGACCGTGGCCGTGGATGCGCTCCATCCGAATGACAACGACGAGAGCATGAACATCGGCACGGAACTCGCCTACAGCGAGGCGCTGTTTCTCCGTGCCGGCTATCATTCATTGTTCCTGCCCGAGTCCGAAGGCGGGCTGTCGCTCGGCTTCGGCGTCACATCGGCACTGCTGTTCTCATCCACGACCGACGTACAGCTCGACTATGCCTATCGGGACATGGGGCGGCTGGGGGGGGTGAACATGATCTCCTTCGGCGTACGGTTCTGA
- a CDS encoding sugar ABC transporter substrate-binding protein, whose translation MNTTRVVIGSLAALLVMGGCGNQERRTAEGGAVIELTYWPAPNPQEIQLADTLVRRWNAAHPGIQVRMQPIPVSQSTEEVLLAAIAGRTTPDVCSNIQPGAMYEFTRTGGLLPLDGFEGFDSLAEIRAGAELLETFRSPDGHVYQLPWKSNPVMMFYNKRLLREAGYADVPRTYSAYLEAGRHVTRDINGDGEIDVWMGERDIRPIWWQRLFDFYPCYIAASGGKTLFEREAFHMHDSAAAEVFAFFQSCYREGIFPRTFFQGGDPFILGKKATHFSGPWEVATLRKFAPDMEYGVAPLPVPDAMTGPVYTYGDFKNIAVFSTCEHPEAAWAFARYLVQPEHDLLLLELCDQIPVRTDLVTHPLFADYFRRNPVMAEFGKQLQHIRGIDAAPDLKEIFDTLSQVYEKCSVYATIAPADAVRELRARTVMIVEWNK comes from the coding sequence GTGAACACGACACGGGTGGTGATAGGATCGCTTGCGGCCCTCCTGGTGATGGGTGGCTGCGGGAACCAGGAGCGCCGTACGGCGGAAGGGGGGGCGGTCATCGAGCTGACCTACTGGCCCGCACCCAATCCGCAGGAGATCCAGCTCGCCGATACGCTGGTGCGGCGATGGAATGCGGCCCATCCGGGCATCCAGGTGCGCATGCAGCCCATCCCGGTGAGCCAGTCCACGGAGGAAGTGCTCCTCGCCGCCATCGCAGGGAGGACCACGCCGGACGTCTGTTCGAACATCCAGCCCGGTGCGATGTATGAGTTCACGCGTACCGGCGGGCTGTTGCCGCTGGACGGGTTCGAGGGATTCGACTCGCTTGCCGAGATCCGTGCCGGAGCGGAATTACTCGAAACATTCCGGAGCCCGGACGGGCATGTGTACCAGCTTCCCTGGAAATCCAATCCCGTGATGATGTTCTATAATAAGCGCCTGCTGCGCGAGGCGGGGTACGCCGATGTGCCGCGCACCTACAGTGCGTATCTCGAAGCCGGGCGACATGTCACGCGCGACATCAATGGTGATGGTGAGATCGACGTCTGGATGGGCGAGCGGGACATACGTCCGATCTGGTGGCAGAGACTCTTCGACTTCTATCCGTGCTATATCGCCGCATCCGGCGGGAAGACGCTCTTCGAGCGTGAAGCCTTCCATATGCACGACAGTGCGGCAGCGGAGGTCTTTGCATTCTTCCAGTCGTGTTATCGGGAAGGGATCTTCCCGCGCACGTTCTTCCAGGGTGGCGATCCCTTCATCCTGGGGAAGAAGGCAACGCACTTCTCCGGCCCGTGGGAAGTGGCGACATTGCGGAAGTTCGCGCCGGACATGGAGTATGGCGTTGCACCCCTGCCCGTGCCGGATGCCATGACGGGGCCTGTGTACACGTACGGTGATTTCAAGAACATCGCGGTGTTCAGCACATGCGAGCATCCGGAGGCAGCCTGGGCGTTCGCGCGGTACCTCGTGCAGCCCGAACATGATCTGCTGCTGCTCGAACTCTGCGACCAGATCCCCGTGCGGACCGACCTTGTGACCCATCCGTTGTTCGCGGACTACTTTCGCAGGAATCCGGTGATGGCGGAATTCGGCAAGCAGCTCCAGCACATCCGGGGGATCGATGCGGCACCCGACCTGAAGGAGATCTTCGATACCCTGTCGCAGGTGTATGAGAAATGTTCGGTGTATGCCACCATTGCGCCGGCGGATGCCGTGCGGGAACTGCGTGCGCGGACCGTGATGATCGTGGAGTGGAACAAGTGA